A single region of the Kocuria rosea genome encodes:
- a CDS encoding multicopper oxidase family protein, with translation MSPLTRRQLLALGAAGAGAAAVGGAGLWWTGGGGEALGGGRELLQPEVLSSRDGALDLVLEAAPARVRIGARTAHVQAFNGSLPGPTLRLRPGDTLRVAMSNGLEAPTNLHVHGLHVSPEDNGDNPFVSIAPGDSFDYAFALPRDHPPGTYWYHPHHHGHVADQLAAGLYGAIVVEDPEPVPVARERVLVISDLTLDASGNLAEASPPERMMGREGQSVLVNGQVRPGATAAPGERELWRVVNACPSRFLRLSLDGQGLRLSGRDVGRLPEALEVTDVTLASGNRVELLVDARAGTSVLVATPVDRGSMDGMMNGMTGPGGDRPGSGGPVELLTLEVAGDPVEPAGPVPAGPALRDLREEPVEARRTLDFAMGMGMGGMMGGMRGPGQMMSFTIDGREFDAGRTDQRVRVGTVEEWTLTNSSPMDHPVHLHVWPMQVVAEAGQEVSGPRWQDVVNVPAFGEVTVRVAFDDFAGRSVYHCHILDHEDLGMMGTLEAR, from the coding sequence GTGAGCCCCCTGACCCGCCGGCAGCTGCTGGCACTGGGCGCGGCCGGGGCCGGCGCCGCGGCCGTGGGCGGGGCCGGGCTGTGGTGGACCGGCGGCGGGGGCGAGGCCCTCGGCGGCGGCCGGGAGCTGCTGCAGCCCGAGGTGCTGTCCAGCAGGGACGGTGCCCTGGACCTGGTCCTGGAGGCAGCCCCCGCCCGGGTGCGGATCGGGGCGCGCACCGCGCACGTGCAGGCGTTCAACGGCTCCCTGCCCGGGCCCACCCTGCGCCTCCGCCCCGGGGACACGCTCCGGGTGGCGATGAGCAACGGCCTGGAGGCCCCGACGAACCTGCACGTGCACGGTCTGCACGTCTCCCCGGAGGACAACGGGGACAACCCCTTCGTGAGCATCGCCCCCGGGGACTCCTTCGACTACGCGTTCGCCCTTCCACGCGACCACCCGCCGGGCACCTACTGGTACCACCCGCACCACCACGGGCACGTGGCCGACCAGCTCGCCGCCGGGCTCTACGGGGCCATCGTGGTCGAGGACCCCGAGCCCGTCCCGGTGGCCCGGGAGCGGGTGCTGGTGATTTCCGACCTCACCCTGGACGCCTCCGGCAACCTCGCCGAGGCGTCCCCGCCGGAGCGGATGATGGGCCGGGAGGGGCAGAGCGTGCTGGTCAACGGTCAGGTCCGTCCCGGGGCCACCGCGGCACCGGGGGAGCGGGAGCTGTGGCGGGTCGTCAACGCCTGCCCGTCCCGGTTCCTGCGCCTGAGCCTGGACGGGCAGGGCCTGCGGCTCTCCGGCCGTGACGTCGGCCGGCTGCCCGAGGCGCTCGAGGTCACCGACGTGACCCTGGCGTCGGGCAACCGGGTGGAGCTGCTGGTGGACGCCCGGGCGGGCACTTCCGTCCTGGTGGCCACCCCGGTGGACCGCGGCAGCATGGACGGCATGATGAACGGCATGACGGGCCCGGGCGGGGACCGTCCCGGCTCCGGCGGTCCGGTCGAGCTGCTCACCCTGGAGGTCGCCGGGGACCCGGTCGAGCCGGCCGGGCCCGTGCCCGCGGGGCCGGCGCTGCGGGACCTGCGCGAGGAGCCGGTCGAGGCCCGGCGCACCCTGGACTTCGCCATGGGCATGGGCATGGGCGGGATGATGGGCGGCATGCGCGGTCCCGGGCAGATGATGTCCTTCACGATCGACGGCCGGGAGTTCGACGCCGGGCGCACCGACCAGCGGGTCCGGGTGGGCACCGTGGAGGAGTGGACCCTGACCAACTCCAGCCCCATGGACCACCCGGTGCACCTGCACGTGTGGCCGATGCAGGTCGTGGCCGAGGCGGGCCAGGAGGTCTCCGGACCGCGGTGGCAGGACGTGGTCAACGTCCCGGCCTTCGGGGAGGTGACGGTCCGGGTGGCCTTCGACGACTTCGCCGGCCGCAGCGTCTACCACTGCCACATCCTCGACCACGAGGACCTCGGCATGATGGGCACCCTCGAGGCCCGCTGA
- a CDS encoding SHOCT domain-containing protein: MMWGDGMGGGMGWMWLFWLLLVVGTVVLVVVLVKLLTGNSGRGTRQGGSAPPPTGAGPRRSREILEERYARGEISTEEFRERLRTLEEGDR, encoded by the coding sequence ATGATGTGGGGCGACGGCATGGGAGGGGGCATGGGCTGGATGTGGCTGTTCTGGCTGCTGCTCGTGGTGGGCACGGTCGTACTGGTCGTCGTGCTCGTGAAGCTGCTGACCGGGAACTCGGGCCGCGGGACCCGGCAGGGCGGGAGCGCCCCGCCGCCGACGGGTGCCGGCCCGCGCCGGTCCCGGGAGATCCTCGAGGAGCGCTACGCGCGCGGGGAGATCAGCACCGAGGAGTTCCGGGAGCGGCTGCGGACCCTGGAGGAGGGCGACCGGTGA
- a CDS encoding four-helix bundle copper-binding protein, translated as MTHVTSMLETYPKDLGNIDRQKLAECIAACFECAQTCTACADACLAEDMVAELTECIRKNLDCADVCAATGKALSRQTGNNAEVGRALLEACRTACKACGDECAEHAEMHEHCKVCAEACRRCEQACADLLTSMG; from the coding sequence ATGACCCACGTGACCTCGATGCTCGAGACCTACCCGAAGGACCTGGGGAACATCGACCGGCAGAAGCTGGCCGAGTGCATCGCGGCGTGCTTCGAGTGCGCCCAGACCTGCACCGCCTGCGCCGACGCCTGCCTGGCCGAGGACATGGTCGCGGAGCTGACCGAGTGCATCCGCAAGAACCTCGACTGCGCCGACGTCTGCGCCGCCACCGGCAAGGCACTCTCCCGTCAGACCGGCAACAACGCCGAGGTCGGCCGGGCCCTGCTCGAGGCGTGCCGCACCGCGTGCAAGGCCTGCGGGGACGAATGCGCCGAGCACGCCGAGATGCACGAGCACTGCAAGGTCTGCGCCGAGGCCTGCCGCCGCTGCGAGCAGGCCTGCGCCGACCTCCTCACCTCGATGGGCTGA